The DNA window GGCCTGCGGCGGCGGGCGGGCTCTGCCTGACGCTGGGGGCGGCCAAGGACCCCGTGCGGCTGCAGGCGTGTGACGGGTCGAGGTCACAGCGGTTCGCTTAGCCCCTGACCCGCCCTTTCACCGTTTCCTTCAGGGGCTCCGCCCCCGAACCCCCGGCCCTCAAACGCCGGGCGGGCTGAAATCAGTCCGCCCGGCGTACGGGTCTACTGCTGACGGACCGGGATGCTCGTGAACGTCGGTGCCGGCGCCGGGTCCACGAAGAAGTCGTTGCCCTTGTCGTCCACGACGATGAACGCCGGGAAGTCCTCGACCTCGATCTTCCAGACGGCCTCCATGCCCAGCTCCTCGTACTCCAGGACCTCCACCTTCTTGATGCAGTCCTGTGCGAGGCGGGCCGCCGGGCCGCCGATCGAGCCGAGGTAGAAGCCGCCGTGGCTGCCGCACGCGTCGGTGACCTGCTTGCTGCGGTTGCCCTTGGCGAGCATCACCTTGGAGCCGCCGGCGGCCTGGAACTGCTCGACGTAGGAATCCATGCGGCCGGCCGTCGTCGGGCCGAAGGAGCCGGAGGCGTAGCCCTCGGGGGTCTTGGCCGGGCCGGCGTAGTAGACCGGGTGGTCCTTGAGGTACTGGGGCATCTCCTCGCCCGCGTCCAGCCGCTCCTTGATCTTCGCATGTGCGATGTCGCGGGCCACGACGAGCGGTCCGGTCAGCGAGAGGCGGGTCTTGACGGGGAACTTGGTCAGCTCGGCGAGGATCTCGTCCATGGGCCGGTTGAGGTCGATGCGGACGACGTCGCCCTCCGACTCCAGGTGCTCGTCGGTGGTCTCCGGGAGGAAGCGCGCCGGGTCGGTCTCCAGCTGCTCCAGGAAGACGCCCTCGGGCGTGATCTTCGCGAGCGCCTGGCGGTCGGCGGAGCAGGAGACGGCGATGGCCACCGGGCAGGACGCGCCGTGGCGCGGGAGGCGGACGACGCGCACGTCGTGGCAGAAGTACTTGCCGCCGAACTGGGCGCCGATGCCGATCTTCTGCGTGAGCTCGAAGACCTTCTCCTCCAGCTCCTTGTCGCGGAAGCCGTGGCCGAGCGGGGAGCCCTCCTCCGGCAGCTCGTCGAGGTAGTGCGCGGAGGCGTACTTGGCGGTCTTGAGCGCGTACTCGGCGGAGGTGCCGCCGACGACGATCGCCAGGTGGTACGGCGGGCAGGCGGCCGTGCCGAGCGAGCGGATCTTCTCCTCCAGGAACTTCATCATGCTCGTCTCGTTGAGCACGGCCTTCGTCTCCTGGAAGAGGAAGGACTTGTTGGCCGAGCCGCCGCCCTTGGCCATGAAGAGGAACTTGTAGGCGCCGCCGTCGGTCGCGTACAGCTCGATCTGCGCGGGCAGGTTGGAGCCGGTGTTCTTCTCGTCCCACATGGTCAGCGGGGCCATCTGCGAGTAGCGCAGGTTGAGCTCGGTGTAGGCGTCGAAGATGCCGTGCGAGAGGGCCTTCTCGTCGCCGCCCTCGGTCAGCACGTTCTGGCCGCGCTTGCCCATGACGATCGCCGTGCCGGTGTCCTGGCACATCGGGAGCACGCCGGCGGCCGCGATGTTGGCGTTCTTCAGCAGGTCCAGGGCGACGAAGCGGTCGTTGGGGGAGGCCTCGGGGTCGTCGAGGATCTTCCGCAGCTGCGCGAGGTGGGCCGGGCGCAGGTAGTGCGAGATGTCGTGCATCGCCTCGGCGGCCAGCTTGCGCAGCGCCTCCGGCTCGACCTTGAGGAAGGTGCGGCCGTCGGCCTCGAAGGTCGACACGCCCTCGGAGGTGACCAGGCGGTACGGAGTGTTGTCCTCGCCCAGGGGCAGGAGGTCCGTATAGGCGAACTCAGAGGCAGACATTGCGGCGGATTCCTCACTCGGCAGGCAGCGGTGGCTGGCGTCCTCGACAGCGCGTACCAGCCTAGGGCGCGCACGGGGGAGTGGTCTTGTGAGGTAAGGCTCACCCACTCCGACCAGCGGGAATCCCCGGGACGGCCCCGCCCTCTATCGCGATCTATCGCGTTGTGGCTACCCTGCTTGCCGTGGAAGAGCCATCGTCGCCCTCGTTCGAGAAGAGCCCCCGGCAGGGCCGGCCCCCCGTGCCGGAGCCCGGGCTGCGCGCCTCCGACGCCGACCGCGACCGGACAGCCGAGGTCCTGCGCGACGCCCTGGGCGACGGCCGGATCACCGCGGAGGAGCACGCCGAGCGGCTCGGCATCGTCTACCGGGCCAGGACCCTGGGCGAGCTGGAAGCGCCGGTCCGTGACCTGCCGGTGGACGGCCGGGCCCGGCCGCAGGCCCCCGCGCGCCCGCACGCGGCCCCGGCGCGCACCGCCGGCGCGGGCCCCGCCGAGAACCTCGTCGCCGTCTTCGGCGCCGCGAGCCGCAAGGGGCGCTGGCGGGTGAGCCGGAGGACGAACGCCTTCGCGCTCTTCGGCACCGTGGAGATCGATCTGACCGAGGCGTTCTTCGAGCAGCGGGAGATCGTCGTCAACGCGACCTCGTTCTTCGGCAGCGTCGACATCACGGTCCCGGAGAACGTCACCCTGCGCTCCACGGGCACCGGAATATTCGGCGGTTTTGACGTCAGGACCGTGGAAGCGCCCGACCCCGACGCACCGGTCGTCTCCGTCACCGGCTTCGCGGTCTTCGGTGGTGTGGACGCCGAACCGAAGCGCGGCAAGCGGCTCAAGAACCTTCGCGCGGGCCGCTGATGGCGGGCCGCGCGCCCTACCGCCGTGAACTTACTGCGGGTTACCGCGTTCCGTTCATGGCAACGGTGTGAATAAGCACGCGCACAGCGGGTAAAGCTTGGTGCATCGTCTCTCGTACGGCTGCCGGTGCGAATGGCCGTGCGCAGTGGAGGCGGGCAAGGGTGACTCAACCGGCCAAGCAAAAGCCGTCGTCAGGAGTAGACCGTGCTGCTACCGCATCAGCCCCTGCAGGAAGCCGCCGTACCGTCCCCGCGGATTCCGTCCGCGCGGGATCAGGCCGGCCCCTGGCATTCGGAGGCGGTGTGCCGCCGGGATGAAGCCGGGCTCTTCTTCGCACCATCCAAGGAACCGACGGCTGCCCGTCTGTCGCGCGAAGAGGCCGCCAAGCGCGTCTGCGCCCGTTGCCCGGTGATGGTCGAGTGCCGCGAGCACGCCTTGCTGCAGCCGGAGCCCTACGGGGTGTGGGGCGGTCTCACCGCCGCCGAGCGCAGGGTCGTGCTGGCCCGCCGGCGGCGGCGCGAGGCCGAGCTTGCGCGCACGACGCGCGTCGCCGCCGCGGGCTGAGCACACGGGACGGCCCGGGTCCGCCCGGGCGCCCTTGCGTCCCCGGTCTCCGGACGGGCTGTCCGCGCCGTGTCCTCACATGCCGGACGGGCTCGAGTTCGGCCGAGCCCAGCCGAATCTCAGCCCGTCCGGCGTCTGAGGACAAGCGCGCCCGCAGGGCACTCAGCTGGGGCGCTCGAAGTCCACCGTGCTGTACGCGCGCAGCTTCGACAGCCGGTGCGTGGAGTCGATCTGCCGGATCGTGCCCGACTTGGAGCGCATGACCAGCGACTGCGTGGTCGCCGTCTCCGCGCGGTAGCGGACGCCGCGCAGCAGCTCGCCGTCGGTGATGCCGGTGGCCACGAAGAACACGTTCTCGCCGCTGACCAGGTCGTTCGTGTGCAGGACACGGTCGAGGTCGTGGCCCGCGTCGAGGGCGCGCTGCCGCTCCTCGGCGTCCTTGGGCCACAGCTTGGCCTGGATGGTGCCGCCGAGGCACTTCATCGCGCAGGCCGCGATGATGCCCTCCGGCGTGCCGCCGATGCCCAGCAGCAGGTCCACGCCGGTGCCCTCGCGGGCGGCCATGATGGCGCCGGCCACGTCGCCGTCGGAGATGAACTTGATCCGGGCGCCGGCCTCGCGGATCTCCTTGACGAGCCCGTCGTGACGGGGGCGGTCCAGGACGACGACCGTGACGTCCTCGGGGGAGGAGTGCTTGGCCTTGGCGATGCGGCGGATGTTGACGGCGACGGGGGCGTCGATGTCGACGAAGTCGGCGGCCTCCGGGCCGGTGACCAGCTTGTCCATGTAGAACACCGCGGACGGGTCGAACATGGTGCCGCGGTCGGCGACGGCCATCACGGAGACGGCGTTGGCCATGCCCTTGGCGGTGAGGGTCGTGCCGTCCACCGGGTCGACGGCCACGTCGCACTCGGCGCCGGTTCCGTCGCCCACGCGCTCGCCGTTGTAGAGCATGGGGGCGTTGTCCTTCTCCCCCTCGCCGATGACGACGACACCGTTCATGGACACGGTGCCGATCAGGGCGCGCATGGCCTTGACCGCGGCGCCGTCCGCGCCGTTCTTGTCACCCCGGCCGACCCAGCGGCCCGAAGCCATGGCGCCGGCCTCGGTGACCCGGACCAGCTCCAGGGCGAGGTTGCGGTCGGGGGCCTCGGGGCTGACCTCGAGCTGGGACGGCAGATGATGCTCGGTCATCGGAGCGCACCTTTCTGTACGGCGACGGCCGTGGGACCCCTCTCCCCCGAAAGGGGCAGAAGGTGAGGGTGCTGATGACTTTATCTGTTTACTGCGAGAGTGAGCAGAGGGCCCCACGCATGAGCAGCGTCAAGGTCTCCCGGACGGGGCGCGGACCGGGCTCCGGCGCGCCCCCGGGGCCGCCGTCAAGATCTCACAGGTCATAGGGGACGATGGGGGCGTGGCAGGTAGGAATCCCAAGGCGCAGACCGTGCGCAACATGGTGCTCGCAATGGCGGTGATCATTCCCGTCGCTTTTGTCAGCTACGTGTTCATCCCGCACGACGAGGGCAAGGCCGGTGAGGCGGTGCCCACCGTCGACTACCGCGTCGAGCTCGACACGGCGCGGCGCGCCGCGCCGTACCCCGTCGCGGCCCCGGCCGGGCTGGACAAGGACTGGCGCGCCACCTCCGTCTCGTACCGGGCGGGCGGGACGGGCGGCAAGGAGGGCTCGGTCTGGCACCTGGGCTTCCTCGACCCGGACACGCAGTACGTGGCCGTCGAGCAGAGCGACGGCCCGGCCGGCGCCTTCATCGACGGTGCGAGTCAGCGCGCGGTGAAGACGGGCAGGACGCAGAGCGTGGGCGGCGCCACGTGGCGGCACTACGAGGGCGAGAAGTACAACGCGCTCGTGCGCGAGGAGCGCGGGGTGACCACGGTGGTCACCGGTACCGCGTCCGCGGAGCGGCTCGCGGAAATGGCCGCCGCGCTCAAGTCCAAGAAGGGCTGAGGGAGCGCGACGGCCGGTGCTGCTGCGGGGACGGTCCGGGACCGTCCCCGCTGTTCAGGCTGTCCGGACGGTTCAGACCGTCGTGACGACCTGCTCGTAGGGCAGGCGCGGCGAGCGGGGGTACGAGGCGCCCTCGCCCGGCTTGCCGATGTTGACGATCATCAGCGGGGTGTGGTCGCCGTCCAGGAACTCCTTCTGGACGCCCGCGAAGTCGAAGCCCGTCATCGGGCCGGCGGCCAGGCCCGCCGCGCGGATGCCGAGGATGAAGTAGCCGGCCTGCAGCGAGCCGTTGAGCGCGGCGGACTGCTC is part of the Streptomyces roseifaciens genome and encodes:
- a CDS encoding WhiB family transcriptional regulator encodes the protein MLLPHQPLQEAAVPSPRIPSARDQAGPWHSEAVCRRDEAGLFFAPSKEPTAARLSREEAAKRVCARCPVMVECREHALLQPEPYGVWGGLTAAERRVVLARRRRREAELARTTRVAAAG
- a CDS encoding DUF1707 and DUF2154 domain-containing protein encodes the protein MLAVEEPSSPSFEKSPRQGRPPVPEPGLRASDADRDRTAEVLRDALGDGRITAEEHAERLGIVYRARTLGELEAPVRDLPVDGRARPQAPARPHAAPARTAGAGPAENLVAVFGAASRKGRWRVSRRTNAFALFGTVEIDLTEAFFEQREIVVNATSFFGSVDITVPENVTLRSTGTGIFGGFDVRTVEAPDPDAPVVSVTGFAVFGGVDAEPKRGKRLKNLRAGR
- a CDS encoding fumarate hydratase — its product is MSASEFAYTDLLPLGEDNTPYRLVTSEGVSTFEADGRTFLKVEPEALRKLAAEAMHDISHYLRPAHLAQLRKILDDPEASPNDRFVALDLLKNANIAAAGVLPMCQDTGTAIVMGKRGQNVLTEGGDEKALSHGIFDAYTELNLRYSQMAPLTMWDEKNTGSNLPAQIELYATDGGAYKFLFMAKGGGSANKSFLFQETKAVLNETSMMKFLEEKIRSLGTAACPPYHLAIVVGGTSAEYALKTAKYASAHYLDELPEEGSPLGHGFRDKELEEKVFELTQKIGIGAQFGGKYFCHDVRVVRLPRHGASCPVAIAVSCSADRQALAKITPEGVFLEQLETDPARFLPETTDEHLESEGDVVRIDLNRPMDEILAELTKFPVKTRLSLTGPLVVARDIAHAKIKERLDAGEEMPQYLKDHPVYYAGPAKTPEGYASGSFGPTTAGRMDSYVEQFQAAGGSKVMLAKGNRSKQVTDACGSHGGFYLGSIGGPAARLAQDCIKKVEVLEYEELGMEAVWKIEVEDFPAFIVVDDKGNDFFVDPAPAPTFTSIPVRQQ
- the glpX gene encoding class II fructose-bisphosphatase, with product MTEHHLPSQLEVSPEAPDRNLALELVRVTEAGAMASGRWVGRGDKNGADGAAVKAMRALIGTVSMNGVVVIGEGEKDNAPMLYNGERVGDGTGAECDVAVDPVDGTTLTAKGMANAVSVMAVADRGTMFDPSAVFYMDKLVTGPEAADFVDIDAPVAVNIRRIAKAKHSSPEDVTVVVLDRPRHDGLVKEIREAGARIKFISDGDVAGAIMAAREGTGVDLLLGIGGTPEGIIAACAMKCLGGTIQAKLWPKDAEERQRALDAGHDLDRVLHTNDLVSGENVFFVATGITDGELLRGVRYRAETATTQSLVMRSKSGTIRQIDSTHRLSKLRAYSTVDFERPS
- a CDS encoding DUF4245 domain-containing protein encodes the protein MAGRNPKAQTVRNMVLAMAVIIPVAFVSYVFIPHDEGKAGEAVPTVDYRVELDTARRAAPYPVAAPAGLDKDWRATSVSYRAGGTGGKEGSVWHLGFLDPDTQYVAVEQSDGPAGAFIDGASQRAVKTGRTQSVGGATWRHYEGEKYNALVREERGVTTVVTGTASAERLAEMAAALKSKKG